In the genome of Geoalkalibacter ferrihydriticus DSM 17813, one region contains:
- a CDS encoding protein-glutamate methylesterase/protein-glutamine glutaminase — protein sequence MKDRGAEKIKVLIVDDSAVVRQALADILSSDPGIEVIATASDPFVAAERLKKQLPDVITLDVEMPRMDGLTFLQKIMSQHPIPVVMCSSLTERGSQTALKALEYGAVDIITKPRLGTREFLAESRVRICDAVKAAAGARLVKLSARTLEASPKLTADAILPVVSSKAMIATTEKVVVVGASTGGTEALRVFLEALPLDMPGIVVVQHMPEHFTATFAQRLDSLCRVSVKEAEDNDTVLRGRVLIAPGNRHCLLKRSGARYYVEIKDGPLVSRHRPSVDVLFRSTARYAGANAVGIIMTGMGDDGARGMREMKDAGARTIAQDEATCVVFGMPNEAVKHGGVDKVLPLEKIAAEVLRMV from the coding sequence ATGAAGGATCGGGGCGCTGAAAAAATCAAGGTGCTGATCGTCGATGATTCGGCGGTGGTGCGTCAGGCTCTGGCGGACATTCTCAGTTCCGATCCCGGGATTGAGGTGATCGCCACCGCGTCGGATCCTTTCGTTGCGGCCGAACGCCTCAAAAAGCAACTTCCCGATGTCATCACGCTGGACGTCGAGATGCCGCGCATGGATGGGCTCACCTTCCTGCAGAAGATCATGAGCCAGCATCCGATTCCGGTCGTGATGTGTTCGAGCCTCACCGAGCGGGGTTCGCAAACCGCGCTCAAGGCCCTGGAATACGGCGCCGTCGATATCATCACCAAGCCGCGTTTGGGCACCCGCGAGTTTCTTGCCGAGTCCAGGGTGCGTATTTGCGACGCGGTCAAGGCTGCCGCGGGCGCGCGCCTGGTCAAATTGTCGGCGCGCACCCTGGAGGCTTCGCCCAAGCTCACTGCCGACGCGATACTGCCCGTCGTGAGTTCCAAAGCCATGATCGCCACCACGGAAAAAGTCGTGGTGGTCGGCGCTTCGACGGGAGGCACCGAGGCGTTGCGGGTGTTTCTGGAAGCACTGCCTCTCGACATGCCCGGCATTGTCGTGGTGCAGCACATGCCCGAACATTTCACCGCCACTTTCGCCCAGCGCCTCGACAGCCTCTGCCGGGTGTCCGTCAAGGAGGCGGAGGATAACGACACGGTGCTGCGGGGACGGGTGCTTATCGCCCCCGGAAACCGCCATTGCCTGCTCAAACGCAGCGGCGCGCGCTACTATGTGGAGATCAAGGACGGCCCCTTGGTGTCGCGCCATCGCCCCTCGGTGGATGTACTGTTTCGATCGACCGCACGTTATGCCGGAGCCAACGCCGTGGGAATCATCATGACCGGCATGGGTGACGACGGTGCGCGCGGCATGCGTGAGATGAAGGATGCCGGGGCGCGGACCATCGCTCAGGATGAAGCGACCTGCGTGGTGTTCGGCATGCCCAACGAGGCGGTCAAGCATGGAGGAGTGGATAAGGTTCTGCCTCTGGAAAAAATTGCCGCAGAGGTGTTGCGGATGGTTTAA
- a CDS encoding rhomboid family intramembrane serine protease, giving the protein MGEGSGRSAQSASPRCSSKTEPSFTFQVDAPVSSVLFIASSVLSLTLIFTARNSTIGVLAAFGWGDGPLFWQGELWRLWINSLLHNNIFHYLFNIYWVLRFSPVLEALIGSRRYLVLLVTAGWVVGMAGNLTWEVGGIGLSGLVYFMFGYLDRLRPAHKAARRVCDGPTRVLFYSWLAIGPLITLAGLVAIGNVVHLAGLLFGLIAFEVHRRTRSWSRPGRMLPAGVLLATLLMCGVYLYRPVLNPDWHYWKAYTSEDVVVQLAHYQKVLELAPDNNPARYNLGLLHFEQGNFGGAEENWLQIAAREPENAEICRALFSLYARKGDAAAMETWARRFESARQAL; this is encoded by the coding sequence ATGGGCGAAGGATCTGGTCGGTCCGCGCAGTCCGCTTCTCCTCGGTGTTCCTCTAAGACCGAGCCGTCCTTCACTTTTCAGGTGGATGCGCCGGTTTCGTCCGTTCTTTTCATTGCCTCCTCGGTTTTAAGTCTCACCCTGATTTTTACCGCGCGCAATAGTACCATCGGCGTTCTGGCTGCCTTCGGCTGGGGTGACGGCCCGCTCTTCTGGCAGGGTGAGTTGTGGCGGCTGTGGATCAACAGCCTGCTGCACAACAACATCTTCCACTATCTGTTCAACATCTACTGGGTGCTGCGTTTCTCGCCGGTACTTGAAGCTCTGATCGGCTCACGGCGTTACCTGGTACTGCTGGTAACGGCGGGCTGGGTGGTGGGAATGGCCGGGAATCTCACCTGGGAGGTGGGGGGCATCGGGCTTTCCGGGCTGGTCTATTTCATGTTCGGCTATCTCGATCGCCTGCGCCCCGCACACAAGGCGGCGCGTCGGGTGTGCGACGGGCCGACGCGGGTACTGTTCTACTCCTGGCTGGCCATCGGCCCGCTCATCACCCTCGCCGGCCTGGTGGCCATCGGCAACGTCGTCCATCTGGCCGGTCTGCTCTTCGGCTTGATCGCCTTTGAAGTCCATCGGCGCACGCGTTCCTGGTCCCGGCCAGGGCGCATGTTGCCGGCGGGCGTTCTGTTGGCGACACTGCTGATGTGCGGCGTCTATCTCTATCGTCCGGTCCTCAACCCCGACTGGCATTACTGGAAGGCCTACACGTCCGAAGATGTCGTCGTGCAACTGGCCCACTATCAGAAAGTTCTCGAGCTGGCTCCGGACAACAATCCCGCACGCTACAACCTCGGTCTGCTGCATTTCGAGCAAGGCAACTTCGGCGGTGCCGAGGAAAACTGGCTCCAGATTGCCGCCCGTGAACCCGAAAACGCTGAAATCTGCCGCGCCCTTTTCTCTCTCTACGCCCGCAAGGGCGATGCCGCCGCCATGGAAACCTGGGCCAGGCGCTTTGAGAGCGCGAGGCAGGCATTGTAG